One region of Faecalibacter bovis genomic DNA includes:
- a CDS encoding tetratricopeptide repeat protein, which produces MEDEFLNNELIEQFEHMLDHKEQIYFDSEQLQEIITFYLDVSDFEYAKKALDYAFALHPDNYELKIKLIEYHISLTQLKKASILIQEIKEFASEDLEYQLVVARYWGIKNMPRKAIQFYEKALEHGEDLDFIFNCIGNEYLNLDEISTALVYFKQALQHGDENDYSFYSILQCYEELHATNECIEFLKEYIDDNPYSEVAWSQLGQLYEKTGNLEKSLEAFDYVTVINPTSISGLNQKAIILEKLKRYEEAIETFEETLELEDSASITYLRIGECYEKLEQPYKALKSYHLSIKEDPQLDKVWGKTANLYSKLGNFQEGLFYINRALDLDDLNVEYWKTHCYLLIKIGKYEEAIESYRRIVEIEPLRLNNWIALIEANIVMEEYDTAIKEALLAMIHFNRAEIYYQLSYCYYLVGEVNLAIKAFQNATELDESLKEEYLERYPELKLLEDKSKS; this is translated from the coding sequence ATGGAGGATGAGTTTTTAAACAACGAATTGATTGAACAATTCGAACATATGTTGGATCATAAGGAGCAAATCTATTTTGACTCTGAACAATTACAAGAAATCATAACATTTTATTTAGATGTTAGCGATTTTGAATATGCAAAGAAAGCATTAGACTACGCTTTTGCTTTGCATCCGGACAACTATGAATTAAAAATTAAATTGATAGAATACCATATTTCTTTGACTCAGTTAAAGAAAGCTTCAATATTAATTCAAGAAATTAAAGAATTTGCATCCGAAGATTTAGAATATCAATTGGTTGTTGCAAGATATTGGGGTATAAAAAATATGCCACGAAAAGCAATTCAGTTCTATGAAAAAGCTTTAGAACATGGCGAAGATTTAGACTTTATTTTTAATTGTATTGGAAATGAGTATCTGAATTTAGATGAAATTAGTACAGCCTTAGTTTATTTTAAACAAGCTTTGCAACATGGCGATGAAAACGATTATTCATTCTACTCTATCTTGCAATGTTATGAAGAATTACATGCTACAAATGAATGTATCGAGTTTTTAAAAGAATACATTGATGATAATCCATATTCAGAAGTTGCATGGTCACAATTGGGTCAATTGTACGAAAAAACAGGAAATTTAGAAAAATCATTAGAAGCTTTTGATTATGTAACTGTTATTAATCCGACGAGTATTTCAGGATTAAATCAAAAAGCAATTATTTTAGAAAAACTAAAACGTTACGAAGAAGCAATCGAAACATTCGAAGAAACATTAGAGCTTGAGGATTCTGCGTCTATCACATATTTACGCATTGGAGAATGTTATGAAAAGTTAGAACAACCTTATAAAGCGTTAAAATCGTATCATTTATCTATTAAAGAAGATCCTCAATTGGATAAAGTTTGGGGCAAAACAGCAAATTTATATTCCAAATTAGGTAATTTTCAAGAAGGATTATTTTATATCAATCGAGCTTTAGATTTAGATGATTTAAATGTTGAATACTGGAAAACACATTGTTATCTTTTAATCAAAATTGGTAAATACGAAGAAGCAATAGAAAGTTATCGTCGTATAGTTGAAATTGAGCCTTTACGCTTAAATAATTGGATTGCTTTGATTGAGGCTAATATTGTCATGGAAGAATATGACACGGCTATCAAAGAAGCTTTATTAGCGATGATTCATTTTAACCGCGCCGAAATTTATTATCAATTATCATATTGCTATTATTTAGTTGGCGAAGTTAATTTAGCTATAAAAGCATTTCAGAACGCTACAGAACTCGACGAAAGTCTAAAAGAAGAATATTTAGAACGTTACCCTGAATTAAAATTACTTGAGGACAAATCAAAAAGTTAA
- the glmM gene encoding phosphoglucosamine mutase, translating into MSLIKSISGFRGTIGGNPGDNLTPIDAVKFAAAYGTWLKKQSDKNSYKVVIGRDARISGQMVSQLVCSTLHGLGINVIDLGLSTTPTVEVMVTHLEADGGIILTASHNPKEWNALKLLNAKGEFVSSEDGAQILATVDADDYNFAQVDDLGSYETFEGAIDLHIDKILALPLVNVEAIKAKKFKVAIDAVNSTGGISIPNLLDKLGVEYIKMYCEPTGHFPHNPEPLKEHLGDICAKVIEEKADFGIVVDPDVDRLAIIDEKGNMFGEEYTLVAVADYVLGKTPSATVSNLSSSRALRDIAAKHGQTYSPSAVGEVNVVIEMKETGALIGGEGNGGIIYPELHYGRDSLVGIALFLSHLAEQNLTVSELRASYPAYFMAKKKIELTPEINVDELLVKIQEIYKDEQINTVDGVKIDFETEWVHLRKSNTEPIIRIYTESTSEENADLLADKMIESIKAII; encoded by the coding sequence ATGTCTTTAATTAAATCAATTTCAGGTTTCAGAGGAACTATCGGAGGTAATCCAGGTGATAATTTGACGCCTATTGATGCTGTAAAATTCGCTGCAGCTTACGGAACTTGGTTAAAAAAACAATCAGATAAAAATTCATATAAAGTTGTAATTGGTAGAGATGCACGTATCTCTGGTCAAATGGTTTCACAATTAGTTTGTTCAACATTACATGGTTTAGGAATTAATGTAATCGATTTAGGATTATCAACTACTCCAACAGTTGAGGTAATGGTAACACATTTAGAAGCTGACGGAGGTATCATTTTAACAGCTTCACATAATCCAAAAGAATGGAATGCTTTAAAATTGTTAAACGCGAAAGGCGAATTTGTTTCATCGGAAGATGGCGCACAAATTTTAGCAACTGTTGATGCTGATGACTATAATTTTGCCCAAGTTGATGATTTAGGTTCATATGAAACTTTTGAAGGTGCTATTGATCTACATATCGATAAAATCTTAGCTTTACCATTAGTTAATGTTGAAGCGATCAAAGCAAAGAAATTTAAAGTAGCTATTGATGCTGTTAATTCAACTGGTGGAATTTCAATTCCAAATCTATTAGATAAATTAGGTGTGGAATACATCAAAATGTACTGCGAACCAACTGGTCATTTCCCGCATAATCCAGAGCCTTTAAAAGAGCATTTAGGAGATATTTGTGCTAAAGTTATCGAAGAAAAAGCTGATTTCGGAATTGTTGTAGATCCAGATGTCGATCGTTTAGCAATAATTGACGAAAAAGGTAACATGTTTGGTGAAGAATATACTTTGGTAGCTGTTGCTGATTATGTTTTAGGAAAAACTCCGTCTGCAACTGTTTCAAACTTATCATCTTCTCGCGCTTTAAGAGATATCGCTGCAAAACATGGACAAACTTACTCTCCTTCTGCTGTTGGAGAAGTAAATGTTGTGATCGAGATGAAAGAAACTGGTGCATTAATTGGTGGTGAAGGAAACGGTGGAATTATCTATCCAGAATTACACTACGGTCGCGATTCTTTAGTTGGTATTGCTTTATTTTTATCTCATTTAGCAGAACAAAATTTGACTGTTTCTGAATTAAGAGCTTCTTACCCAGCCTATTTTATGGCTAAAAAGAAAATTGAATTAACTCCTGAAATCAACGTTGATGAATTGTTAGTTAAAATTCAAGAGATCTATAAAGATGAACAAATCAATACGGTTGATGGTGTAAAAATTGATTTTGAGACAGAATGGGTTCACTTACGTAAATCAAATACAGAACCAATCATTCGTATATATACAGAAAGTACATCAGAAGAAAACGCTGACTTATTAGCTGATAAAATGATAGAAAGTATAAAAGCTATCATTTAA
- a CDS encoding GlsB/YeaQ/YmgE family stress response membrane protein, producing the protein MITSVLIFSFLWNWISWGIFGVIAGAIAKAIMPGKDPGGFWVTMIIGIIGAMLGGFISTLVLNYDPNNWSFGGFIVAVLGALLLLFIYRKVASR; encoded by the coding sequence ATGATTACATCTGTTTTGATTTTTTCTTTTCTTTGGAATTGGATATCATGGGGGATTTTTGGTGTTATTGCTGGGGCAATAGCTAAAGCAATTATGCCAGGTAAAGATCCAGGAGGATTTTGGGTTACAATGATTATTGGAATTATTGGAGCTATGTTGGGAGGTTTTATCTCTACACTTGTTTTAAACTATGATCCAAACAATTGGTCTTTTGGTGGATTTATAGTAGCAGTACTTGGAGCTTTATTACTTTTATTTATTTACAGAAAAGTTGCTTCAAGATAA
- a CDS encoding acetate uptake transporter — protein MENIYTITDKTANPGPLGLYGFAMTTILLNIHNAGFFPVNSMIMGMGVFFGGGAQFIAGVMEWKKGNNFGSIAFMAYGAFWLTLVFTWLAPGVFGAEKPDGNSMGCYLGIWGLFTLVNFLQTLKGHTVGKLLFGSLTLLFFLLAASNFADSEQILNVAGWVGIVCGFIAFYEASAIMINRTYEKNILPL, from the coding sequence ATGGAAAATATTTACACAATTACAGACAAAACTGCCAATCCTGGACCATTAGGTTTATATGGTTTTGCCATGACTACTATTTTATTAAACATCCACAACGCTGGATTTTTTCCTGTAAATAGTATGATCATGGGTATGGGTGTTTTCTTTGGTGGAGGAGCGCAATTTATTGCTGGAGTAATGGAATGGAAAAAAGGAAACAATTTTGGAAGTATAGCTTTTATGGCTTATGGGGCTTTCTGGTTAACTTTAGTTTTCACTTGGTTAGCACCTGGAGTTTTTGGAGCAGAAAAACCTGATGGAAATTCAATGGGATGTTATTTAGGAATTTGGGGATTATTTACTTTAGTAAATTTCTTACAAACTTTAAAAGGACATACTGTTGGTAAATTATTATTTGGTTCATTAACGTTATTATTTTTCTTATTAGCTGCAAGTAACTTTGCTGATAGCGAACAAATTTTAAATGTTGCTGGATGGGTAGGAATCGTGTGTGGATTCATTGCCTTTTATGAAGCGTCTGCTATTATGATTAATAGAACTTACGAAAAAAACATTCTTCCTCTTTAA
- the yidC gene encoding membrane protein insertase YidC: protein MQQEKKFDFNQIIAFVLMGLLLFGVMYWNTPSEEEIEKQKQELVQKEKNAEAKKAANVQQAQNVFQPVTGEAKDIEVSNEKLNVKFASKGGQIDAVQLKDYTSYDKNDKNKPLFLAKDGSNSFNLYFKAKNGVEINTKDLVFLPVVQKNSANTIVTMTAQSQGGQIQYIYTLGNSYGIDLEVKSQGLSNITSDNKVGLNWLMDGFSTEKGKDQEKYWAHTYFQFKESKDIEYELFGSDEWEETEAISWVANKQQFFSTILSSDEGFKNTKGGSLNADEEESKFSKHYSFTSELELKNAELNHKLTFDFVPLDYNLLKDYNDKGFQNLIDFGWGIFGWLNKFFFLPVFQFLANFGIELGWAIFLLTIVVKLVLSPIMYKQYRQSALMKVLRPELNEINEKFKDPKDAMKKQQATMEIYRNAGVNPLAGCLPALLQIPIFYALFRFFPNLIDLRGIPFLFAEDLTAFDDIIQIPDWIPLLNGHLSIFAMLYIVAMMVYFKVSGSMDNFQMPQQEGMPNMEFMKYMMYIMPIFFFVFLNNYASGLSWYYLVSNALNVFIVLYIKKVMINETKVHQILESNKAKPKKEGKFASRMQNMMKKAQEMQEQQEQMKKNRK, encoded by the coding sequence ATGCAACAAGAGAAAAAATTTGATTTTAACCAAATCATTGCCTTTGTTTTAATGGGTCTTCTATTATTTGGTGTTATGTATTGGAATACACCATCTGAAGAGGAAATTGAAAAACAAAAGCAAGAGTTAGTTCAAAAAGAAAAAAACGCAGAAGCTAAAAAAGCTGCAAACGTTCAACAAGCGCAAAATGTTTTTCAACCAGTTACTGGTGAAGCAAAAGACATTGAAGTGTCTAATGAAAAATTGAATGTTAAATTTGCTTCTAAAGGTGGACAAATTGATGCCGTACAATTAAAAGATTATACATCTTATGATAAAAACGACAAAAACAAACCTTTATTTTTAGCGAAAGATGGTTCAAACTCTTTCAATCTTTATTTTAAAGCTAAAAATGGTGTAGAAATCAACACTAAAGATTTAGTTTTCTTACCGGTAGTACAGAAAAATAGTGCAAACACAATTGTTACTATGACTGCACAATCGCAAGGAGGACAAATCCAGTACATCTATACATTAGGAAATTCTTATGGAATTGACTTAGAAGTTAAATCTCAAGGATTATCAAACATAACGAGCGACAACAAAGTTGGATTAAACTGGTTAATGGATGGATTTAGTACTGAAAAAGGAAAAGATCAAGAAAAATATTGGGCACACACTTATTTCCAATTCAAGGAATCGAAAGATATCGAGTATGAATTATTTGGTTCTGACGAATGGGAAGAAACTGAAGCAATTTCTTGGGTAGCTAATAAACAACAGTTCTTTTCTACAATTTTATCTTCTGATGAAGGTTTTAAAAACACTAAAGGTGGATCTTTAAACGCAGATGAAGAAGAATCAAAATTTAGTAAACATTATTCTTTTACTTCTGAATTAGAATTAAAAAACGCAGAATTAAATCATAAGTTAACTTTTGATTTTGTACCATTAGATTATAATCTATTAAAGGATTATAACGATAAAGGATTTCAAAATTTAATTGACTTTGGATGGGGAATTTTTGGATGGTTAAACAAATTCTTTTTCTTACCAGTATTCCAATTCCTTGCAAATTTTGGTATTGAATTAGGTTGGGCGATTTTCTTATTAACAATTGTTGTTAAATTAGTATTATCACCAATTATGTACAAGCAATATCGTCAATCAGCATTAATGAAGGTTTTACGACCTGAATTGAATGAGATTAACGAAAAATTCAAAGATCCCAAAGATGCCATGAAGAAACAACAAGCTACGATGGAAATTTATCGTAATGCTGGTGTAAATCCATTAGCTGGATGTTTACCTGCATTATTACAAATTCCTATTTTCTATGCTTTGTTCCGTTTTTTCCCAAACTTAATTGACTTAAGAGGTATTCCTTTCTTATTTGCAGAAGATTTAACAGCATTTGATGATATTATTCAAATTCCTGATTGGATTCCATTATTAAACGGTCACTTATCCATTTTCGCAATGTTATATATCGTTGCAATGATGGTTTACTTTAAAGTATCTGGATCTATGGATAATTTCCAAATGCCACAACAAGAAGGTATGCCGAATATGGAGTTTATGAAATACATGATGTATATTATGCCTATTTTCTTCTTCGTATTCCTTAACAATTATGCTTCTGGTTTATCTTGGTATTATTTAGTTTCTAATGCACTTAACGTCTTTATTGTATTATACATTAAGAAAGTTATGATTAACGAAACTAAAGTTCATCAAATATTAGAATCAAATAAAGCAAAACCTAAAAAAGAAGGTAAGTTTGCTTCACGCATGCAAAATATGATGAAAAAAGCTCAAGAAATGCAAGAACAACAAGAGCAAATGAAAAAGAATCGTAAGTAA
- a CDS encoding CTP synthase translates to METNKTTKYIFVTGGVTSSLGKGIVASSLGMLLEARGYRVTIQKLDPYINIDPGTLNPYEHGECYVTEDGAETDLDLGHYERYLNRPTSKANSVTTGRIYQTVIEKERRGDYLGKTVQVIPHITNEIKRRIKLLGNTGDYDIVITEIGGTVGDIESLPYIETIRQLIWELGDNNSSVIHLTLVPYLAASGELKTKPTQHSVRTLMESGINANILVTRTEHNLSKEVKAKLAQFCNVRKENVIQSIDADTIYDVPFLLHEQNFDEVVLKGLDLPYDQEPDFTVWKKFLNSHKNPKNKVEIALVGKYVSLHDSYKSITEAFTHAGAAAETEVKVRWVYSGDLTEENIAEKLAGVSGVLIAPGFGDRGILGKIIAANYARRNNIPTLGICLGMQIMAIEFARNVLGYEKADSAEMDLTTPHPVISLMEDQKDVSDKGGTMRLGNWKCTLVEGSKIRNIYGSEDILERHRHRYEFNNEYYDEFVNNGLLPVGKNPETELVEILEHKEHPYYIGVQFHPEYKSTVASPHPLFISFIEAALSNKQIETINATREKI, encoded by the coding sequence ATGGAAACAAACAAAACAACAAAGTACATTTTCGTTACCGGAGGAGTAACATCATCGTTAGGAAAAGGAATCGTAGCATCTTCTTTAGGAATGCTATTAGAAGCGAGAGGATATCGAGTAACCATTCAAAAACTTGATCCATATATTAATATCGATCCAGGTACACTAAATCCGTACGAACACGGTGAGTGTTATGTTACCGAAGATGGTGCTGAAACTGATTTAGATTTAGGTCACTACGAAAGATATTTAAATCGTCCAACTTCAAAAGCAAATTCTGTTACTACAGGACGTATTTACCAAACAGTTATTGAAAAAGAACGTCGTGGAGATTATTTAGGAAAAACTGTTCAAGTTATTCCGCATATCACAAACGAAATTAAACGTCGTATCAAATTATTAGGTAACACTGGTGATTATGATATAGTAATTACTGAAATTGGTGGTACAGTTGGAGATATTGAGTCTTTACCTTACATCGAAACAATCCGACAGTTAATTTGGGAATTAGGTGATAATAATTCATCTGTAATTCATTTAACATTAGTTCCATATTTAGCTGCTTCAGGTGAGTTAAAAACAAAACCTACACAACATTCAGTTCGTACATTAATGGAAAGCGGAATTAACGCTAACATTTTAGTAACCAGAACTGAACACAATTTATCAAAAGAAGTAAAAGCTAAATTAGCTCAATTTTGTAATGTTCGTAAAGAAAACGTGATTCAAAGTATCGATGCTGATACAATTTATGACGTTCCATTCTTATTACACGAACAGAATTTTGATGAAGTTGTTTTAAAAGGTTTAGACTTACCATACGATCAAGAACCAGATTTTACGGTTTGGAAAAAATTCTTAAACAGTCATAAAAATCCAAAAAATAAAGTAGAGATTGCATTAGTTGGTAAATATGTATCTTTGCACGATTCTTATAAATCAATTACGGAAGCATTTACACACGCCGGAGCTGCTGCAGAAACAGAAGTTAAGGTTAGATGGGTTTATTCTGGCGATCTTACAGAAGAAAATATTGCTGAAAAATTAGCAGGTGTTTCTGGTGTTTTAATCGCTCCTGGTTTTGGTGATAGAGGAATTTTAGGTAAAATAATCGCAGCAAATTATGCAAGAAGAAATAACATTCCGACTTTAGGAATTTGTTTAGGAATGCAAATTATGGCGATTGAATTTGCTCGTAATGTATTAGGTTACGAAAAAGCTGATTCTGCCGAAATGGATTTAACAACTCCACATCCAGTTATTAGTTTAATGGAAGATCAGAAAGATGTTTCTGATAAAGGAGGAACGATGCGTTTAGGAAATTGGAAATGTACATTAGTTGAAGGTTCTAAAATCAGAAACATATATGGGTCTGAAGATATTTTAGAGCGTCATCGTCACAGATACGAATTCAATAATGAATATTATGATGAATTTGTAAACAATGGATTACTTCCTGTTGGGAAAAATCCAGAAACTGAATTAGTAGAAATTTTAGAACATAAAGAACATCCATATTATATTGGTGTTCAATTCCATCCGGAATATAAAAGTACTGTTGCTTCGCCACATCCGCTTTTTATAAGCTTTATAGAAGCAGCTTTGTCAAATAAACAAATTGAAACGATAAATGCAACAAGAGAAAAAATTTGA
- a CDS encoding DUF4199 domain-containing protein has protein sequence MDTLNKVLRSAFILTAIVLVLFFGLYISYSTNGTIDAKDYYKYTMLICCFILVPLFAGFSFFTMLNVSKAKAKIATTYEELLTFKDAFKIGFYTMFIAGVVSLAVIFIFFNTSGEWAQEALKNGILETFMGNMDPKMAAEIEKSRKEPEIMNINLFSFKHYFGLLSMFLSFYMAVSAIFAQFLKKRTY, from the coding sequence ATGGATACACTTAATAAAGTTTTAAGAAGCGCATTTATATTAACAGCGATCGTGTTAGTATTGTTTTTTGGATTATATATTTCATATTCTACAAATGGAACTATTGATGCCAAAGATTATTACAAATACACAATGCTTATTTGTTGCTTTATTTTAGTGCCTTTATTTGCAGGTTTTTCATTCTTCACGATGCTGAATGTTTCTAAAGCCAAAGCTAAAATAGCAACGACTTACGAAGAGTTATTAACATTTAAAGACGCCTTTAAAATTGGATTTTATACCATGTTTATTGCCGGTGTAGTTAGTTTAGCTGTCATATTTATTTTCTTTAATACAAGTGGAGAATGGGCGCAAGAGGCTCTTAAAAATGGTATTTTAGAAACTTTTATGGGTAACATGGACCCTAAAATGGCTGCTGAAATTGAAAAATCGAGAAAAGAACCAGAAATAATGAATATTAATCTATTTTCATTTAAACATTATTTTGGATTACTTTCTATGTTTCTATCATTCTACATGGCTGTTTCTGCAATTTTTGCACAGTTCTTAAAAAAACGTACTTATTAA
- a CDS encoding glycosyltransferase family 2 protein, with amino-acid sequence MDLSIVVPLLNEQDSLEELFTRIKTVCHQNGYSFEVLFIDDGSTDDSWQIIEYLSKFHQEVKGIKFRKNYGKSPALSAAFKEVKGKVVITMDADLQDFPEEIPALYNTLINKKADIVSGWKQNRQDNKLTKNLPSKLFNAVARKTSGVELHDFNCGLKAYRWEVTQNIELYGDMHRYIPVLAKNAGYHRILEKQVRHQARKYGVSKFGPSRFVNGFLDLITLYFTAKFGNRPMHIFGLIGTIMFALGFLATFYLGIDKLIKVFILDKPARLITDNPYFYISLTSMVLGTQLFLAGFLGELIVRNSRDRKIYSIQKELNLN; translated from the coding sequence ATGGATTTATCAATAGTTGTTCCTTTACTTAACGAACAAGATTCTTTAGAAGAATTATTTACACGTATTAAAACTGTCTGTCATCAGAATGGATATTCTTTTGAAGTTTTGTTTATTGATGATGGTAGTACGGATGATTCTTGGCAAATAATAGAATATTTATCTAAATTTCACCAAGAGGTAAAAGGAATTAAATTCCGTAAAAATTATGGTAAGTCACCAGCTTTAAGCGCTGCTTTTAAAGAAGTAAAAGGTAAAGTCGTGATTACTATGGATGCAGATTTACAAGATTTTCCCGAGGAAATACCAGCTTTATATAATACATTAATTAATAAGAAAGCTGATATAGTTTCAGGTTGGAAACAAAACCGCCAAGATAATAAGTTAACTAAAAACTTACCATCTAAATTATTTAATGCAGTTGCTCGTAAAACTTCTGGTGTAGAATTACACGATTTTAATTGTGGTTTAAAAGCCTACCGTTGGGAAGTGACACAGAATATCGAATTGTATGGCGACATGCACCGATATATTCCTGTATTAGCTAAAAACGCAGGTTATCACAGGATTTTAGAAAAGCAAGTTCGTCACCAAGCGCGTAAATATGGAGTATCTAAATTTGGACCTAGCCGTTTTGTGAATGGTTTCTTAGATTTAATTACGCTTTATTTTACAGCAAAGTTTGGAAATAGACCAATGCATATTTTTGGTTTAATCGGAACAATCATGTTTGCTCTAGGATTTTTAGCTACGTTCTATTTAGGTATAGATAAATTAATTAAGGTATTTATTTTAGATAAACCAGCACGTTTAATAACAGATAATCCTTATTTTTATATCTCTCTAACTTCAATGGTTTTAGGAACGCAGTTATTTTTAGCTGGTTTCTTAGGTGAATTGATTGTTAGAAATAGTAGAGATCGCAAAATATACAGTATTCAAAAAGAATTGAATCTGAATTAG
- a CDS encoding GIN domain-containing protein, with amino-acid sequence MKKLLTLLFTGLVLASCSSSVDGEGVATAQKNFTVDQITKLNLSCNCNVTLIPGNEVGVKVESHQNIVDNLMVEAKNGSLTIKENSPVDKYSAYDVFVYVTRDLKQAEFSNQATVKVSGTLNVDDLEMDVNDQVKIEDAYLITNNFKLSVHDQAAVTLKGTSISLIYNGESQSKAELFDFETNDAQAYTSDNAILNINSRKSITGSAKGNSVITYIGEPSKDTKIADNAQVVKK; translated from the coding sequence ATGAAAAAATTACTAACACTTTTATTTACGGGATTAGTGCTAGCGAGTTGTTCTTCCTCTGTTGATGGAGAAGGAGTTGCTACTGCACAGAAAAATTTCACAGTAGATCAAATTACAAAATTGAATCTATCATGTAACTGTAATGTAACGCTTATACCAGGAAATGAAGTTGGTGTAAAAGTTGAAAGTCATCAGAATATTGTAGATAATTTAATGGTTGAAGCTAAAAATGGCTCATTAACTATTAAAGAAAATTCACCTGTTGATAAATACAGTGCTTACGATGTTTTCGTTTACGTTACAAGAGATTTAAAACAAGCCGAATTTTCTAATCAAGCTACAGTTAAAGTTTCCGGAACTTTAAACGTTGATGATTTAGAGATGGATGTGAATGATCAAGTTAAAATTGAAGATGCGTATTTGATTACAAACAATTTCAAACTTTCAGTTCATGATCAAGCTGCTGTAACTTTAAAAGGGACATCAATCTCATTAATTTATAATGGCGAAAGTCAATCAAAAGCTGAGTTGTTTGATTTCGAAACAAATGATGCTCAAGCATACACTTCAGATAATGCTATTTTAAATATTAATTCAAGAAAATCTATTACAGGTTCGGCAAAAGGTAATTCGGTTATAACTTATATAGGTGAACCATCAAAGGATACCAAAATTGCTGATAATGCACAAGTAGTAAAAAAATAA